The following proteins are co-located in the uncultured Draconibacterium sp. genome:
- a CDS encoding FAD:protein FMN transferase yields MSDPIIFSDTFLAMGAPCDVVLPNVEESFAKKVFQQIKNEVEQIENAISRFSAVSSIWEINATPANTWVSVSDELWEILSICSDFYEMSNGAFDVTIAPLSLLWKENELPTEAEIGQALKKCGFDKLELDLEKHQLKFTEEGMELDFGSIEKGFVLDLLKPMLFDLGISNAIISFQEDVVLAAGTHPSGESWPLGIRNLRNPVEFNHVFAVSDQMVTTAGTVFIRDDGEGIKKRQIISPADGWLIDGDKTVSVKADSATMAQFISHIWLILPEEDKSILSDQFKNIEILEVEYLDDDIRTRLSILEGE; encoded by the coding sequence ATGTCGGATCCTATCATTTTTAGCGATACATTTTTAGCCATGGGGGCACCATGTGACGTAGTTTTACCAAATGTTGAAGAATCGTTTGCCAAAAAGGTTTTTCAGCAAATAAAAAACGAGGTCGAACAAATTGAAAATGCCATTAGCCGCTTTAGTGCCGTATCATCTATTTGGGAAATTAATGCAACACCTGCTAATACATGGGTTTCGGTATCGGATGAGTTGTGGGAGATTCTTTCCATTTGCTCCGATTTTTATGAAATGAGTAACGGAGCCTTCGATGTAACAATAGCTCCGCTTTCTTTGCTTTGGAAAGAAAATGAATTACCAACTGAGGCAGAGATCGGGCAAGCATTGAAAAAATGTGGATTTGATAAATTGGAGCTGGATTTAGAAAAACATCAGCTAAAGTTTACCGAAGAAGGAATGGAACTTGATTTTGGTAGCATCGAAAAAGGATTTGTTCTGGATCTGTTAAAGCCCATGTTGTTTGATTTGGGTATAAGCAATGCCATAATCAGTTTTCAGGAAGACGTTGTCCTTGCTGCCGGAACTCATCCTAGTGGAGAATCATGGCCACTTGGAATTCGAAACCTTCGCAATCCGGTAGAATTTAATCATGTTTTTGCTGTAAGCGATCAAATGGTAACCACTGCCGGTACTGTGTTTATTCGTGATGACGGCGAGGGAATTAAAAAACGACAGATTATTAGTCCTGCTGATGGATGGCTGATTGATGGCGATAAAACCGTTTCAGTAAAAGCCGATTCGGCAACAATGGCTCAGTTTATTTCTCATATCTGGCTGATTTTACCAGAGGAGGATAAATCGATTTTATCTGATCAATTTAAAAATATAGAAATACTGGAAGTAGAGTATTTGGATGATGATATTCGAACCCGGCTTTCGATATTGGAAGGGGAATAA
- a CDS encoding PmoA family protein → MKLKLISGIFLLMSFAWVSPAQLTMKKREGGILIVDGKENVLMYQTAPKSKDGRFSRSNYIHPLYGLNGQILTEDFPADHLHHRGVFWAWHQVWIGDKQIGDPWELVDFEQDVVELEFMKGASESVEIRTEVDWKSRQWRLDGRIVPYLKEHAKITVHPSTGTYRKIDFEISLLALVDDLKIGGSNDAKGYSGFSVRMKLPDDVKFSGKNGEVVPEVTAVKSDGFVNVSGTIGQFKGKGGIVIVDNPGNPGYPQSWILRDKNSMQNAVYPGNKLVPLSTTEPLVLKYSLLVYTGKMSSNKIEKIIQREY, encoded by the coding sequence ATGAAACTAAAACTTATAAGCGGAATTTTTTTGTTGATGTCGTTTGCATGGGTAAGTCCTGCTCAACTTACCATGAAAAAACGTGAGGGTGGTATTTTGATTGTGGACGGGAAGGAGAATGTTCTTATGTATCAAACTGCGCCCAAAAGCAAAGATGGCAGGTTTTCCCGATCGAACTACATTCATCCCTTGTATGGGCTGAATGGACAAATATTAACCGAAGATTTTCCGGCTGATCATTTGCATCATCGGGGTGTTTTTTGGGCCTGGCATCAGGTTTGGATTGGCGACAAACAAATTGGCGATCCCTGGGAATTGGTAGATTTTGAACAGGATGTGGTGGAACTTGAATTTATGAAAGGTGCTTCCGAATCGGTAGAGATTCGCACTGAGGTGGATTGGAAATCACGCCAATGGAGGTTGGATGGCAGGATTGTTCCCTATTTGAAAGAGCACGCGAAAATTACCGTTCATCCATCAACAGGCACTTATCGAAAAATTGATTTCGAAATTAGTCTTTTGGCATTGGTTGATGATTTAAAAATTGGTGGTTCGAATGATGCCAAAGGATACAGTGGTTTTTCTGTGCGGATGAAATTACCCGACGATGTTAAATTCTCCGGAAAAAACGGCGAAGTAGTTCCTGAGGTTACGGCCGTAAAATCGGATGGTTTTGTAAATGTATCCGGAACCATTGGTCAGTTTAAAGGGAAAGGCGGAATTGTTATCGTTGATAATCCCGGGAATCCCGGTTATCCGCAATCCTGGATATTAAGAGATAAAAACAGTATGCAAAATGCTGTTTACCCCGGAAATAAACTGGTTCCCTTATCAACTACCGAACCTCTGGTTTTAAAATACTCGTTGCTGGTGTACACCGGAAAAATGAGCAGTAACAAAATTGAAAAAATTATTCAGAGAGAATACTAA
- a CDS encoding Gfo/Idh/MocA family oxidoreductase has protein sequence MNTNRRDFIKHSAIAAAAVGVAPTILNACASPADKVTVALIGCRSMGFNDLRSFLREENNVECVALCDVDTKVLEGKAAEVETLTGIRPKTYKDFRHVLDNKDVQAVIIGTPDHWHANMMISALQAGKHVYVEKPMGHSIEECNAMVAAQAKYPELYCQVGMWQRSSKHWFEASDIVKSGELGDVHLVKAWIYKGYDTPYPAMPDSEAPDYVDYDMWLGPAPKRAFNLNRFHYNFRWWYDYAGGAMTDWGVHLLDFALHAMDADMPTSISPGGGIFYHEKGAIETPDIQQAIYAYPKHTMIWECGLNPGIGPYQKGHGVAYVGQKGTLVVTRSGYEVIPDKDGKQQPYFEARTQAEYGDGLDEHVKNLLSCIREGGTLNTPVEIGAKTAIVSEMGNIAYRAGQVIHWDDSKKQFNEEVANNMAKLNYNPDWKLPTV, from the coding sequence ATGAATACCAATAGAAGAGATTTTATTAAACATTCGGCAATTGCAGCTGCAGCTGTTGGAGTGGCTCCAACCATTCTGAATGCTTGTGCATCGCCTGCCGATAAAGTCACAGTTGCACTTATCGGTTGCCGGTCGATGGGTTTTAACGACCTGAGAAGTTTTTTGCGCGAAGAAAATAATGTGGAATGCGTTGCCTTGTGCGACGTTGATACTAAGGTGCTTGAAGGTAAAGCCGCCGAAGTAGAAACATTAACCGGAATCAGGCCGAAAACATACAAAGATTTTAGGCATGTTTTGGATAACAAAGATGTACAGGCAGTAATAATTGGAACACCCGACCACTGGCACGCCAACATGATGATTTCCGCTTTGCAGGCGGGGAAACACGTATATGTTGAAAAACCAATGGGACACAGCATTGAAGAGTGTAATGCCATGGTTGCAGCACAGGCGAAATATCCCGAATTGTATTGCCAGGTGGGTATGTGGCAACGCAGTTCGAAGCACTGGTTTGAAGCGTCAGATATTGTTAAATCGGGCGAACTTGGCGATGTGCATTTGGTAAAAGCCTGGATTTACAAAGGCTACGATACTCCTTATCCGGCAATGCCAGACTCGGAAGCACCTGACTATGTGGATTACGACATGTGGCTGGGACCGGCGCCCAAAAGAGCTTTTAATTTGAATCGTTTTCATTATAACTTTCGTTGGTGGTACGATTATGCCGGTGGTGCAATGACCGACTGGGGAGTACATTTACTCGATTTTGCTTTGCATGCCATGGATGCTGATATGCCGACATCCATTTCGCCCGGAGGTGGTATTTTTTACCACGAAAAAGGAGCGATTGAAACACCCGATATTCAACAAGCCATCTACGCGTATCCTAAACATACAATGATTTGGGAATGTGGCTTAAACCCGGGAATCGGACCATATCAAAAAGGACATGGAGTAGCTTATGTTGGGCAAAAAGGAACACTGGTTGTTACTCGAAGTGGATACGAAGTAATTCCGGATAAAGATGGCAAGCAACAACCTTATTTTGAAGCAAGGACACAGGCAGAATATGGCGACGGTTTAGACGAACACGTTAAAAATCTGTTGTCGTGCATTCGCGAAGGAGGAACTTTGAATACTCCCGTTGAAATTGGAGCAAAAACGGCCATTGTTTCTGAAATGGGAAATATTGCGTACCGTGCCGGACAGGTTATTCATTGGGACGACTCGAAAAAACAGTTTAACGAGGAGGTTGCCAACAATATGGCAAAACTGAATTACAATCCGGATTGGAAATTACCGACTGTTTAA
- a CDS encoding LytTR family DNA-binding domain-containing protein, with translation MKINCLVIDDERLAREYLKNYISKIPELELLGDFNSPLKATELIKKGEVDLLFIDIQMPDITGIAFVKSLKSKPEIIFTTAYQEYALEGFNLSAIDYLLKPFSFERFFQAVIKVIDKLGDKSEKNIQPQLPEDVQTTYTESYLSIRADRKFYKINFDDIKYIEGQKAYVTFHTQKKRITALASLKELEESLPKKQFIRIHKSYIVSIKEILSLEGNIIEVDDIKLPVGKLYKDDVMKVFGI, from the coding sequence ATGAAAATAAATTGTTTGGTAATTGATGATGAACGTCTGGCTCGCGAATACCTGAAAAATTACATCAGTAAAATTCCGGAGTTGGAATTGTTGGGCGATTTTAATTCGCCTTTAAAAGCTACCGAACTGATAAAAAAAGGAGAAGTAGATTTACTTTTTATCGATATTCAAATGCCCGATATAACAGGTATTGCATTTGTAAAAAGCTTAAAATCGAAACCTGAAATTATTTTCACCACTGCCTACCAGGAATATGCTTTAGAAGGCTTTAATTTAAGTGCCATCGATTATTTATTAAAGCCCTTTTCCTTCGAGCGTTTTTTTCAGGCGGTAATTAAAGTAATTGACAAACTCGGCGATAAGAGCGAAAAAAACATACAACCACAATTACCCGAAGATGTACAGACCACCTACACCGAATCGTACCTGAGTATTCGGGCCGACCGCAAATTCTACAAAATAAATTTCGACGACATAAAGTACATCGAAGGACAAAAGGCCTATGTCACCTTTCACACGCAGAAAAAGCGAATAACTGCTCTGGCGTCGTTAAAAGAATTGGAAGAATCGTTGCCAAAGAAACAATTCATTCGCATTCATAAATCCTACATCGTTTCCATAAAAGAAATACTCTCGCTGGAAGGCAACATTATTGAGGTGGACGACATAAAACTACCCGTGGGTAAATTGTACAAAGATGATGTGATGAAAGTTTTTGGGATATAA
- a CDS encoding histidine kinase yields MIKIKRKIWVPLVAWAALFLFIFNTTNFFHGTKFALINATYETIVSCLMYYITYLFLFPRFHKKGRKYFLISSLTIIILAVIFLSIDQYLLTEYRIAGENKPPEFFHFFRYFFSLGFVFFVATSISLMNQTTQLQANEKLLTEEKLQTELKLLKAQINPHFIFNALNNIYSLTYMQSKNAPESVLKLSEMLRYVFYDCNKDRVPVSAELTYIENFTAFQQMKSEYIQNIRIKTDINGGTVEIAPMLFIPFIENAFKYSRIEENENAFVRIDIKSRDNKLHFQIENSFQANLKPAPGSGMGIKNVRHRLDIIYPNQYELKIDEQDELFSVNLKLNI; encoded by the coding sequence ATGATTAAGATAAAACGAAAAATATGGGTACCATTAGTAGCCTGGGCGGCACTTTTCCTGTTTATTTTTAATACCACCAACTTTTTTCACGGAACAAAGTTTGCCTTAATTAATGCCACTTACGAAACAATTGTAAGTTGTTTAATGTACTACATTACCTACCTTTTTTTATTTCCAAGGTTTCATAAAAAAGGGCGGAAATATTTCCTGATATCCTCTCTTACCATTATTATTCTTGCTGTTATTTTTCTTTCCATCGATCAGTATTTACTTACCGAATACCGAATTGCAGGCGAAAATAAACCACCGGAATTTTTTCATTTTTTCCGCTATTTCTTTAGTTTGGGATTTGTATTTTTTGTAGCCACATCAATAAGTTTAATGAATCAAACCACGCAGTTACAAGCCAACGAAAAATTGCTTACCGAAGAAAAATTACAAACCGAGTTAAAACTTCTGAAAGCCCAGATTAATCCGCATTTTATTTTTAACGCTTTAAATAATATTTACTCCTTAACTTACATGCAATCGAAAAATGCGCCTGAAAGTGTTCTAAAACTTTCGGAAATGTTGCGCTATGTTTTTTACGATTGCAACAAAGACCGGGTGCCCGTTTCGGCTGAATTAACCTACATTGAAAACTTTACGGCATTTCAGCAGATGAAGTCGGAATACATACAAAACATTCGCATAAAAACAGATATAAACGGAGGAACAGTGGAAATTGCTCCAATGTTGTTTATTCCATTTATTGAAAATGCCTTTAAATACAGCCGCATCGAAGAAAATGAAAATGCCTTTGTTCGCATTGATATAAAAAGCCGTGACAACAAACTTCATTTTCAGATTGAAAACAGTTTTCAGGCGAATTTAAAACCTGCTCCCGGAAGCGGAATGGGAATTAAAAACGTACGACACCGGCTTGACATTATTTATCCAAACCAGTACGAACTGAAAATAGATGAGCAGGATGAGTTGTTTAGCGTTAATTTGAAGCTGAACATATAG
- a CDS encoding efflux RND transporter periplasmic adaptor subunit, with amino-acid sequence MKKKILYGLVSVVLIVIAFGVSGFLINSKPEPRKDNATHNVMYVKAEKVEMVETESEMMYRGRIIAFDNVSLAAEVSGKIMQGDVRFKAGQSFNKGDVLINIYSEDVKAALKSGKSSFLQTLSKILPDLKVDYTSEFDKWNTFFNLVGPEKPLPRLPEMNSDKEKVFLAANNVLASYYTLQQQEINLERYTIRAPFSGIFKTVNKEIGAVANPGTELANLIRSDKLEVIVAVFPKDLKWITKGEKVEITGNNGFVQTATVSRISGFVDEESQSVNVYLTYLAAGDKTFLEGEYVNVVFGNTKVSGFEIPREAVVNDSFVYEIIDGKLEKNPVQIVRRLNDTYIISGIDTEKTIVTESLASIHPNMEYLARP; translated from the coding sequence ATGAAAAAGAAAATCTTATATGGATTGGTGAGTGTGGTGCTTATTGTAATAGCATTTGGAGTATCGGGTTTTTTAATTAACTCGAAACCCGAACCCCGTAAAGACAATGCAACGCACAATGTAATGTATGTAAAAGCCGAAAAGGTTGAAATGGTGGAAACCGAATCGGAAATGATGTACAGAGGACGTATTATTGCTTTTGATAATGTTTCGCTGGCCGCCGAAGTAAGCGGCAAAATTATGCAAGGTGATGTTCGGTTTAAAGCTGGGCAGAGCTTTAATAAAGGCGATGTTTTAATTAATATTTACAGCGAAGATGTAAAAGCTGCATTAAAATCGGGAAAGAGTAGTTTTTTACAAACCCTTTCAAAAATTTTACCCGATTTAAAAGTCGACTACACTTCTGAATTTGATAAGTGGAATACCTTTTTCAATTTGGTTGGTCCCGAAAAACCACTACCTCGTTTACCCGAAATGAACTCGGATAAGGAGAAAGTATTTTTGGCTGCCAACAATGTTTTGGCAAGTTATTATACCTTGCAACAGCAGGAAATTAATCTGGAGCGTTATACAATCAGAGCACCGTTTTCAGGTATTTTTAAAACAGTTAACAAAGAAATTGGCGCGGTTGCAAATCCCGGAACCGAACTGGCCAACCTTATTCGTTCCGATAAACTCGAGGTAATTGTAGCCGTTTTTCCAAAAGATTTAAAGTGGATTACAAAAGGCGAAAAAGTAGAAATTACAGGCAACAACGGCTTTGTGCAAACTGCAACCGTTTCGCGTATATCCGGCTTTGTGGATGAAGAATCGCAGTCGGTGAATGTGTATCTTACCTATCTTGCGGCGGGCGATAAAACATTTCTTGAAGGCGAATATGTAAACGTTGTTTTTGGAAATACAAAAGTTTCAGGATTTGAAATACCGCGCGAAGCTGTTGTTAACGATAGTTTTGTGTATGAAATTATAGATGGTAAACTTGAGAAAAATCCTGTTCAGATTGTTCGCCGCTTAAACGATACATACATCATTTCGGGAATCGATACTGAAAAGACAATTGTAACAGAGTCGCTGGCTTCCATTCATCCAAATATGGAATACCTGGCCCGGCCATAA